A genome region from Gossypium hirsutum isolate 1008001.06 chromosome A04, Gossypium_hirsutum_v2.1, whole genome shotgun sequence includes the following:
- the LOC107949187 gene encoding BRASSINOSTEROID INSENSITIVE 1-associated receptor kinase 1 isoform X2 codes for MMERLISVCLQLILVLDLVFRVSGNAEGDALNALKNNLADPNSVLQSWDSTLVNPCTWFHVTCNSENSVTRVDLGNANLSGQLVPQLGELLNLQYLELYSNNISGIIPEDLGNLTNLVSLDLYLNTLTGHIPSTLGKLQKLRFLRLNNNTLAGQIPMPLTTIMSLQVLDLSNNKLEGDIPVNGSFSLFTPISFANNRLNNPPPAPPPPITPTAPIPSGNSATGAIAGGVAAGAALLFAAPAIVLVWWRKKKPQDHFFDVPAEEDPEVHLGQLKRFSLRELQVAADNFSNKNILGRGGFGKVYKGRLADGSLVAVKRLKEERTQGGELQFQTEVEMISMAVHRNLLRLHGFCMTPTERLLVYPFMVNGSVASCLRERPESQAPLDWAIRKRIALGAARGLSYLHDHCDPKIIHRDVKAANILLDEEFEAVVGDFGLAKLMDYKDTHVTTAVRGTIGHIAPEYLSTGKSSEKTDVFGYGVMLLELITGQRAFDLARLANDDDVMLLDWVKGLLKDRRLETLVDADLQGNYIDHEVEQLIQVALLCTQGTPMERPKMSEVVRMLEGDGLAERWEEWQKEEMFRQEFNHNHQQNADWIIADSTSYLRPDELSGPR; via the exons ACATGTAATAGTGAAAATAGTGTAACAAGAGT ggATCTTGGGAATGCAAATCTATCTGGTCAATTGGTTCCACAGCTTGGAGAGCTTCTGAATTTGCAATATTT GGAGCTTTATAGTAATAACATATCTGGTATAATCCCCGAGGATCTTGGAAATTTGACGAATTTAGTGAGCTTGGATCTTTACTTGAATACTTTAACCGGACACATTCCATCTACTCTGGGCAAGCTTCAAAAACTACGATTCCT GCGTCTCAACAACAACACGTTGGCAGGACAGATTCCTATGCCCTTAACTACTATTATGTCACTGCAAGTGCT GGATCTTTCAAACAATAAGCTAGAAGGAGATATTCCAGTTAATGGTTCCTTTTCACTCTTCACTCCCATCAG TTTTGCTAATAATCGGTTGAATAATCCTCCACCTGCTCCGCCGCCTCCTATCACACCTACGGCTCCAATTCCATCAG GTAATAGTGCCACCGGTGCTATTGCTGGAGGTGTTGCTGCTGGTGCTGCCCTGCTGTTTGCTGCTCCCGCAATTGTACTTGTTTGGTGGCGAAAAAAGAAACCACAAGATCATTTCTTTGATGTACCTG CTGAGGAGGACCCAGAAGTTCATCTAGGACAACTTAAGAGGTTTTCTTTACGTGAACTACAAGTGGCAGCGGATaattttagcaacaaaaacattCTGGGTAGAGGTGGTTTTGGTAAAGTTTATAAAGGTCGCTTAGCTGATGGTTCTCTAGTGGCAGTAAAAAGACTGAAGGAGGAGCGCACTCAAGGTGGAGAGTTGCAGTTCCAAACAGAGGTGGAAATGATAAGTATGGCTGTGCATCGGAATCTATTACGTCTTCATGGCTTTTGCATGACCCCTACTGAACGGCTGCTAGTCTATCCCTTTATGGTTAATGGTAGCGTTGCATCCTGTTTAAGAG AGCGTCCGGAATCTCAAGCACCACTTGATTGGGCTATAAGGAAACGGATTGCATTAGGAGCTGCAAGGGGGCTTTCATATTTGCATGATCATTGTGACCCTAAGATTATACACCGTGATGTAAAGGCTGCAAATATATTGTTGGATGAGGAATTTGAAGCAGTTGTCGGAGACTTTGGGCTGGCCAAATTAATGGACTACAAAGATACTCACGTCACAACTGCTGTTCGTGGCACAATTGGTCATATAGCTCCTGAATACCTATCAACTGGAAAGTCATCAGAGAAAACTGATGTTTTTGGCTACGGTGTCATGCTTCTTGAACTCATTACAGGACAGAGGGCTTTCGATCTAGCTCGGCTTGCAAATGATGATGATGTCATGTTGCTTGATTGG GTAAAAGGGCTTCTGAAAGACAGGAGGTTAGAAACGTTGGTTGATGCTGATCTTCAGGGTAATTACATAGACCATGAAGTAGAACAGCTAATCCAGGTAGCTCTTTTATGCACTCAAGGCACCCCAATGGAACGACCAAAGATGTCCGAAGTGGTCAGGATGTTGGAGGGTGATGGCTTAGCCGAAAGATGGGAAGAGTGGCAGAAAGAGGAAATGTTCCGGCAAGAGTTTAACCATAACCACCAACAGAATGCTGATTGGATCATTGCAGACTCCACTTCTTACCTCCGACCAGACGAATTATCCGGTCCTAGATGA
- the LOC107949187 gene encoding BRASSINOSTEROID INSENSITIVE 1-associated receptor kinase 1 isoform X1 has product MMERLISVCLQLILVLDLVFRVSGNAEGDALNALKNNLADPNSVLQSWDSTLVNPCTWFHVTCNSENSVTRVDLGNANLSGQLVPQLGELLNLQYLELYSNNISGIIPEDLGNLTNLVSLDLYLNTLTGHIPSTLGKLQKLRFLRLNNNTLAGQIPMPLTTIMSLQVLDLSNNKLEGDIPVNGSFSLFTPISFANNRLNNPPPAPPPPITPTAPIPSVSLLAGNSATGAIAGGVAAGAALLFAAPAIVLVWWRKKKPQDHFFDVPAEEDPEVHLGQLKRFSLRELQVAADNFSNKNILGRGGFGKVYKGRLADGSLVAVKRLKEERTQGGELQFQTEVEMISMAVHRNLLRLHGFCMTPTERLLVYPFMVNGSVASCLRERPESQAPLDWAIRKRIALGAARGLSYLHDHCDPKIIHRDVKAANILLDEEFEAVVGDFGLAKLMDYKDTHVTTAVRGTIGHIAPEYLSTGKSSEKTDVFGYGVMLLELITGQRAFDLARLANDDDVMLLDWVKGLLKDRRLETLVDADLQGNYIDHEVEQLIQVALLCTQGTPMERPKMSEVVRMLEGDGLAERWEEWQKEEMFRQEFNHNHQQNADWIIADSTSYLRPDELSGPR; this is encoded by the exons ACATGTAATAGTGAAAATAGTGTAACAAGAGT ggATCTTGGGAATGCAAATCTATCTGGTCAATTGGTTCCACAGCTTGGAGAGCTTCTGAATTTGCAATATTT GGAGCTTTATAGTAATAACATATCTGGTATAATCCCCGAGGATCTTGGAAATTTGACGAATTTAGTGAGCTTGGATCTTTACTTGAATACTTTAACCGGACACATTCCATCTACTCTGGGCAAGCTTCAAAAACTACGATTCCT GCGTCTCAACAACAACACGTTGGCAGGACAGATTCCTATGCCCTTAACTACTATTATGTCACTGCAAGTGCT GGATCTTTCAAACAATAAGCTAGAAGGAGATATTCCAGTTAATGGTTCCTTTTCACTCTTCACTCCCATCAG TTTTGCTAATAATCGGTTGAATAATCCTCCACCTGCTCCGCCGCCTCCTATCACACCTACGGCTCCAATTCCATCAG TTTCATTACTTGCAGGTAATAGTGCCACCGGTGCTATTGCTGGAGGTGTTGCTGCTGGTGCTGCCCTGCTGTTTGCTGCTCCCGCAATTGTACTTGTTTGGTGGCGAAAAAAGAAACCACAAGATCATTTCTTTGATGTACCTG CTGAGGAGGACCCAGAAGTTCATCTAGGACAACTTAAGAGGTTTTCTTTACGTGAACTACAAGTGGCAGCGGATaattttagcaacaaaaacattCTGGGTAGAGGTGGTTTTGGTAAAGTTTATAAAGGTCGCTTAGCTGATGGTTCTCTAGTGGCAGTAAAAAGACTGAAGGAGGAGCGCACTCAAGGTGGAGAGTTGCAGTTCCAAACAGAGGTGGAAATGATAAGTATGGCTGTGCATCGGAATCTATTACGTCTTCATGGCTTTTGCATGACCCCTACTGAACGGCTGCTAGTCTATCCCTTTATGGTTAATGGTAGCGTTGCATCCTGTTTAAGAG AGCGTCCGGAATCTCAAGCACCACTTGATTGGGCTATAAGGAAACGGATTGCATTAGGAGCTGCAAGGGGGCTTTCATATTTGCATGATCATTGTGACCCTAAGATTATACACCGTGATGTAAAGGCTGCAAATATATTGTTGGATGAGGAATTTGAAGCAGTTGTCGGAGACTTTGGGCTGGCCAAATTAATGGACTACAAAGATACTCACGTCACAACTGCTGTTCGTGGCACAATTGGTCATATAGCTCCTGAATACCTATCAACTGGAAAGTCATCAGAGAAAACTGATGTTTTTGGCTACGGTGTCATGCTTCTTGAACTCATTACAGGACAGAGGGCTTTCGATCTAGCTCGGCTTGCAAATGATGATGATGTCATGTTGCTTGATTGG GTAAAAGGGCTTCTGAAAGACAGGAGGTTAGAAACGTTGGTTGATGCTGATCTTCAGGGTAATTACATAGACCATGAAGTAGAACAGCTAATCCAGGTAGCTCTTTTATGCACTCAAGGCACCCCAATGGAACGACCAAAGATGTCCGAAGTGGTCAGGATGTTGGAGGGTGATGGCTTAGCCGAAAGATGGGAAGAGTGGCAGAAAGAGGAAATGTTCCGGCAAGAGTTTAACCATAACCACCAACAGAATGCTGATTGGATCATTGCAGACTCCACTTCTTACCTCCGACCAGACGAATTATCCGGTCCTAGATGA